One part of the candidate division KSB1 bacterium genome encodes these proteins:
- a CDS encoding PorV/PorQ family protein translates to MRRGLCVLLLVSVAHGGQPGSTGFAVLKLTTGARAMGMAGAGGVTASDASAVYSNPAALTTLRGSEVYLSHNEWLLGTDHDAVAVAVVGAKQAWGVSVAHLAVGDIELRTGPSTEPLALVSAHEVVVGLSYARRWHPRVQLGATAKYVYSKIYLDTASGGAVDLGARYETGLAGMVCGVALRNLGGTGRLRDERIALPFQLQAGVALPMSLDAWDTQFLLASDLVAERGQTLRMLVGLEGVVRGIAALRVGYAGGYATHGLSAGLGLRSGRYRIDYAYTPFKDQLGATQQLSLSIGLGKR, encoded by the coding sequence ATGCGACGCGGGCTGTGCGTGCTGCTCCTGGTGAGTGTTGCTCATGGCGGCCAACCGGGCAGTACCGGCTTTGCAGTGCTCAAGCTGACAACCGGTGCGCGGGCGATGGGCATGGCTGGCGCAGGCGGTGTGACTGCCTCGGACGCGAGTGCTGTGTACTCGAACCCCGCAGCCCTCACTACGCTCCGCGGGAGCGAGGTGTATCTGAGCCACAATGAATGGCTGCTGGGTACAGACCACGACGCCGTGGCAGTTGCGGTAGTTGGTGCAAAGCAGGCTTGGGGGGTAAGTGTGGCTCACTTGGCAGTGGGGGACATCGAGTTGCGCACCGGCCCTTCAACCGAGCCGCTGGCGTTGGTCTCCGCCCACGAAGTAGTGGTCGGCCTGAGCTACGCGAGGCGCTGGCATCCCCGGGTGCAGTTGGGCGCCACGGCAAAATACGTGTACAGCAAAATCTATCTCGATACCGCCAGTGGGGGAGCCGTGGACCTGGGTGCGCGGTACGAAACAGGTCTGGCGGGTATGGTCTGCGGTGTGGCGCTGCGAAACCTTGGGGGAACAGGTAGGCTTCGCGATGAGCGGATTGCGTTACCATTTCAGCTCCAGGCTGGGGTGGCGTTACCGATGAGCCTCGACGCTTGGGATACACAGTTCCTCCTCGCCTCTGACCTCGTGGCCGAGCGCGGTCAAACGCTACGCATGCTCGTGGGGCTGGAAGGAGTGGTGCGCGGAATCGCAGCATTGCGTGTAGGCTATGCTGGCGGGTATGCGACGCATGGATTGTCTGCTGGGCTCGGCCTGCGCAGTGGCCGATATCGCATAGATTACGCGTATACGCCATTCAAGGACCAACTGGGCGCCACCCAGCAGCTCTCCTTGTCCATAGGTCTTGGGAAGCGATAA